A genomic region of Borreliella spielmanii contains the following coding sequences:
- a CDS encoding complement regulator-acquiring protein has translation MENSKLNIIKLNVITVILTSICISCAPFGSVNPNKLKNPTTSKIPKKVKRSNNSRNLKNLKSHTNSANSSENNKNFENESQNSKSSNQNSQEETTISKLENIGKGIEAQKKEENTQIAKIAKFDGVQYDFLETFKLQSGDYFMFHAKMKLKRIIYSSLNYDTKKILALKEILEKLDTTDKNRRVAGQFLETSRNIQLELEDTHLKKIQDALRRAPSKEETETLLQGVKRDLKIKQNFAKSLNATIDAYNKDVGGIRTNDEALVKHIKDKYSHPLCLLNQAD, from the coding sequence TTGGAAAATTCTAAATTAAATATTATTAAGCTTAACGTTATTACAGTAATATTAACTTCAATTTGCATATCATGTGCACCTTTTGGCAGTGTTAATCCAAACAAACTAAAAAATCCTACTACTTCTAAAATCCCCAAAAAAGTAAAGCGAAGCAACAATTCTAGAAATCTAAAAAACCTAAAAAGCCATACCAATTCAGCAAATTCATCAGAAAATAACAAAAATTTTGAAAATGAATCTCAAAATTCAAAATCTTCAAATCAAAATTCTCAAGAAGAAACCACAATCTCAAAATTAGAAAACATTGGTAAAGGCATAGAAGCTCAAAAAAAGGAAGAAAATACACAAATAGCTAAAATAGCTAAATTTGATGGTGTTCAATATGATTTCTTAGAGACTTTTAAACTTCAAAGTGGTGATTATTTTATGTTTCATGCAAAAATGAAATTAAAAAGAATAATTTATTCATCCCTAAATTACGATACAAAAAAAATATTGGCATTAAAAGAAATTCTTGAAAAACTTGATACAACAGATAAGAACCGAAGAGTAGCTGGTCAATTTCTCGAAACATCAAGGAATATTCAACTGGAATTAGAAGATACGCATTTAAAAAAAATACAAGATGCATTACGACGCGCTCCAAGCAAAGAAGAAACCGAAACGTTACTACAAGGTGTAAAACGTGATTTAAAGATAAAACAAAACTTTGCTAAAAGCTTAAACGCAACTATTGACGCTTACAATAAAGATGTTGGTGGCATTAGAACAAATGATGAAGCGCTAGTAAAGCACATAAAGGATAAATACTCTCATCCTCTTTGTCTACTAAATCAAGCTGATTAA